The proteins below are encoded in one region of Silene latifolia isolate original U9 population chromosome 2, ASM4854445v1, whole genome shotgun sequence:
- the LOC141642788 gene encoding uncharacterized protein LOC141642788: MVPEANLPGSFREARKIVRDLGLDYKKIYACPNDCMLYWKEYENAEECRVCHVSKWKQCEGSQSNKSSKPIPRIPAKVLWHFPLKPRLERIYMCSEIAEYMTWHFDKRPKDGNLRHPADGLAWKQFDSLYPEFAKEPRNVRLGLASDGFSPFRTMSVSHSTWPVVLINYNLPPWMFMKHEYLMLSLLIPGPEGPGNNIDIYLQPLIDELKDLWNLGLETYDKKRNETFMLHASLCWTISDFPGYSMLSGWKTKGKFACPSCNHETDSLYLNHSKKMCYMDNRKFLDLQHPWRKNKKSFNGKVEERLPPKPLSGFDVFEEVSDFVNSFGKKQKKKKNDCPWKKKSIFFELPYWKVNACRHNLDVMHIEKNLCDNLLGTLLDIVGKTKDHAKARFDILELGIKEDLHPQLSDDQKHVYFQKACYSMCSKEKDIFCRVLKSAKMPHGFASNISRCVNSSQKKVSGYKSHDAHILLHYLIQVAARKSLPRHVAIPLIKLSTFFRKLYSKVLNPKELDHLQTEIVQILCEFEKIFLPSFFDIMVHLPIHLVDEVRLGGPVHGRGMFFIERYLCKLKSYVRNRGHPEGSIAEGYLIEECTRFCSRYMNDGMKTKCNNATFDMEVNEPDVCENHLFANDGKPLGGKKWRNGKLFTLDPKLSEQAHRYALFNSDSNEVDQYIKGHETFVNSLRRNNKWKRARSHCHEFASWLKEKATEENISDNIFWLAKGPSPTARRYKGYYANGYDFYTKSRDAQCKTQNSGVTLAAVTSSFASSRDQNPVEGEVIYYGAVLEIIELSYSSKFNVVLFRCEWYQVEKDEYGMTCINKNKFCSVDDPFVLPSQVHQVFYIADPIVDGLHYVMTKVPRDVFDHGDETISPNSYWNEPISNLVSGTVPDEDLILSRADIDPAIVDANTMLANVNDLCELNDDISDCDDTLWEWMEADEELNNEE, translated from the exons atGGTTCCAGAAGCAAATCTTCCTGGTAGTTTTAGAGAAGCTAGAAAAATTGTGAGAGACCTAGGCCTTGACTATAAGAAGATTTATGCGTGTCCTAATGATTGTATGCTATATTGGAAAGAGTATGAAAATGCAGAAGAATGTCGGGTTTGTCATGTCTCCAAGTGGAAACAATGTGAAGGGAGCCAATCTAATAAGTCCTCGAAACCTATTCCTCGAATTCCAGCTAAGGTCCTATGGCATTTTCCTCTTAAACCAAGGCTGGAAAGAATATATATGTGCTCTGAAATTGCAGAATATATGACCTGGCATTTTGATAAACGTCCGAAAGATGGAAATCTTCGACATCCTGCCGATGGCTTAGCTTGGAAACAATTTGATTCTTTATACCCTGAGTTTGCAAAAGAACCTAGGAATGTGAGGTTAGGATTGGCTTCTGATGGATTTAGTCCATTTCGGACAATGAGTGTTTCTCATAGTACATGGCCTGTTGTGTTGATCAATTACAATTTGCCTCCGTGGATGTTTATGAAGCATGAATATTTGATGTTATCACTGCTTATTCCAGGTCCCGAGGGTCCTGGAAATAATATTGACATTTATCTACAGCCCTTGATTGACGAGTTAAAGGATCTTTGGAATTTAGGGTTGGAAACTTATGATAAAAAAAGGAATGAAACATTCATGTTGCATGCTTCTTTGTGTTGGACAATAAGTGATTTTCCAGGTTACTCAATGTTATCCGGATGGAAAACAAAGGGTAAGTTTGCATGTCCGAGTTGTAACCATGAAACTGATTCGCTTTATTTGAATCATAGCAAAAAGATGTGTTATATGGACAATCGCAAATTTTTAGATCTCCAACACCCTTGGCGGAAAAACAAAAAATCTTTTAATGGTAAGGTTGAAGAGAGACTCCCTCCAAAACCTTTAAGTGGATTTGATGTTTTTGAAGAGGTATCTGATTTTGTGAATTCATTtggaaaaaagcaaaaaaaaaagaaaaacgattGTCCTTGGAAAAAGAAGTCTATATTTTTTGAGTTGCCCTATTGGAAAGTCAATGCATGCCGACATAATCTAGATGTGATGCATATTGaaaaaaatttatgtgataatttGTTGGGAACTTTATTGGATATTGTCGGAAAAACTAAAGATCATGCAAAAGCTCGGTTTGATATTCTAGAGCTGGGCATTAAGGAAGATCTGCATCCTCAACTTTCAGATGATCAGAAACATGTTTATTTTCAAAAGGCATGTTATTCAATGTGTTCAAAAGAAAAAGACATTTTCTGCCGCGTTTTGAAATCTGCAAAAATGCCTCATGGTTTTGCCTCAAATATTTCAAGATGCGTGAATTCTTCACAAAAGAAAGTAAGTGGTTATAAGAGTCATGATGCTCACATCTTACTACACTACTTGATTCAAGTTGCGGCTAGAAAGTCCCTTCCGAGGCATGTAGCAATTCCCTTGATTAAGTTAAGCACTTTTTTTCGAAAGTTGTATAGTAAGGTTCTGAATCCCAAGGAACTTGATCATTTGCAAACTGAAATTGTTCAAATATTGTGTGAGTTTGAAAAAATTTTCCTTCCAAGTTTTTTTGACATAATGGTGCATTTGCCTATTCATCTAGTAGATGAAGTTAGGCTTGGGGGTCCGGTGCATGGAAGGGGAATGTTTTTCATTGAACGGTATTTGTGTAAGTTGAAATCGTATGTTCGAAATAGAGGCCATCCAGAAGGATCTATTGCAGAAGGATACTTGATTGAGGAATGCACCAGGTTTTGTTCTCGGTACATGAATGACGGGATGAAAACAAAGTGTAATAATGCCACATTTGACATGGAAGTAAATGAACCTGATGTTTGTGAGAATCATTTGTTTGCTAATGATGGCAAACCATTAGGAGggaaaaaatggagaaatggaaaGTTATTCACGCTCGATCCCAAATTAAGCGAGCAAGCACATCGGTATGCCTTATTCAATTCAGATAGTAATGAAGTTGATCAGTATATAAA GGGCCATGAAACTTTTGTAAACTCCCTACGAAGAAATAACAAATGGAAACGTGCACGAAGCCATTGTCATGAATTTGCTAGTTGGTTAAAAGAAAAGGCAACTGAAGAGAACATTTCAGACAATATATTTTGGCTTGCAAAAGGTCCTTCTCCTACCGCCAGGAGGTACAAAGGTTATTACGCTAATGGGTATGATTTTTATACTAAATCTCGTGATGCCCAATGCAAGACGCAGAATAGTGGTGTAACTCTTGCAGCGGTAACTTCTAGTTTTGCTAGCTCTAGAGATCAAAATCCAGTGGAAGGGGAGGTAATCTATTATGGTGCAGTTCTAGAAATAATTGAGCTCAGTTACTCGTCAAAATTTAATGTAGTGTTGTTTCGTTGTGAGTGGTATCAAGTGGAGAAGGACGAATACGGAATGACTTGTATAAATAAGAACAAATTTTGTTCTGTTGATGATCCTTTTGTCTTACCATCCCAGGTGCATCAAGTCTTTTATATTGCAGATCCTATTGTAGATGGTCTTCATTATGTAATGACCAAGGTCCCAAGAGATGTATTTGACCATGGCGATGAGACAATTTCCCCAAATTCATACTGGAACGAACCTATATCAAATTTGGTATCAGGAACTGTTCCTGATGAAGATCTCATATTATCTAGAGCTGATATTGATCCTGCTATCGTCGATGCAAATACAATGCTGGCAAATGTTAATGACCTGTGTGAATTAAATGATGACATTTCTGATTGCGATGACACTTTATGGGAGTGGATGGAAGCAGACGAGGAACTTAATAATGAGGAATGA
- the LOC141642789 gene encoding uncharacterized protein LOC141642789 gives MADKRYVLNDYERVRNERMAKNKIRLQEAGILQLVNSMKTLGDCSKNKKRKAKDKTVANQKDTEYNLNNNSGSDEEFDPLNFESVSKKVIHSGGRKQVRLTPNNSISVKQRHQRRSQTEFSERNGDGDVERVSLRQKLTEKNVTMGDILLRRKQLHGGDKAIDKQVATNSSSSRRSQEELEEHHDDHEGTDYEKECGLKDDGNDIDTGFDGETSSHSDYEDSDEYDDEINTEDEDEQVNLDNEDLELEATMKEKTRGPTMLHHIHTRPLEKRKSIILNEFGQPVGPITEKKDTVGEFSRFLGTIGRDYKFAPLVIDNWRKVPNKEKMWEYVLLKYMVPAEGKDWVIKTIGSAWRVHKCRFKRKHYYSYSDDKSRWQNRSKTVPDEDFLKLLSKWKKKAEKMRCSRNKDHRLSQRNMHTIGAKSFAVVREKMRNEHPTKEAPSLAEVFERTRKRNEGKKYNDSYDDTAKKIEDMKHYVAPRRDGSGPSDAYFGVMGKGYDGFCRLYGRGVSNKKLKAVNGNTSYVVPGEIVESLKASLIKDIREDMDSRINEKHKQLEEEHLKKMTELETNQRELDAERENMTQDILHKLLEKLPPEIVKQYLYERA, from the exons ATGGCAGATAAACGATATGTTTTGAATGACTACGAAAGGGTTCGAAATGAAAGGATGGCAAAAAATAAGATAAGACTTCAAGAAGCTGGGATACTTCAGCTTGTTAATTCAATGAAAACTCTAGGGGATTGTAGCAAGAACAAGAAGAGGAAAGCGAAAGACAAAACTGTTGCTAATCAGAAGGACACGGAGTACAATCTCAATAATAATAGTGGCAGTGATGAAGAATTTGATCCTTTGAACTTTGAATCTGTTTCTAAAAAG GTCATCCACTCTGGTGGTCGAAAACAAGTGCGACTTACTCCAAATAACTCAATCTCTGTGAAACAAAGACATCAACGAAGGTCTCAAACTGAGTTCTCTGAACGGAATGGAGATGGAGATGTTGAAAGAGTAAGTTTGAGGCAGAAACTTACCGAGAAAAATGTGACTATGGGTGACATCCTTTTGCGGAGAAAACAATTGCATGGAGGTGACAAAGCAATTGACAAACAGGTCGCAACCAATTCCAGTAGTTCAAGGAGGTCACAAG AAGAACTTGAAGAACATCATGATGATCATGAAGGTACTGATTATGAAAAGGAATGTGGATTGAAGGATGATGGCAACGATATTGATACCGGTTTTGATGGAGAAACATCATCTCATTCTGATTATGAGGATTCAGATGAGTATGATGATGAAATAAATACTGAAGATGAGGATGAACAAGTGAACTTAGATAATGAAGATCTCGAACTAGAAG CTACTATGAAAGAGAAAACAAGGGGACCAACCATGTTGCACCACATACACACGAGGCCTTTGGAGAAACGCAAATCGATAATTCTTAACGAGTTTGGGCAGCCTGTTGGTCCTATAACCGAGAAAAAAGATACAGTGGGCGAGTTTTCTCGTTTCTTAGGTACAATAGGTCGGGATTATAAATTTGCGCCATTAGTAATTGACAATTGGAGAAAAGTTCCTAACAAAGAGAAAATGTGGGAATATGTTTTG TTGAAATATATGGTACCTGCTGAAGGTAAGGATTGGGTCATCAAGACTATAGGCTCTGCTTGGAGAGTTCATAAATGTCGCTTCAAAAGAAAGCATTATTACTCATATTCAGATGACAAGAGCAGGTGGCAAAATAGATCCAAAACGGTTCCTGATGAGGACTTTCTCAAATTGCTTTCCAAGTGGAAAAAGAAAGCCGAGAAG ATGCGTTGCTCACGTAACAAAGACCACCGCCTATCCCAAAGGAATATGCACACTATTGGTGCGAAGAGCTTTGCAGTAGTACGTGAGAAAATG AGAAATGAACATCCGACTAAGGAGGCACCTTCTCTAGCTGAAGTGTTCGAGCGAACTCGTAAGCGGAATGAGGGGAAGAAATATAATGATTCGTATGATGATACTGCCAAAAAAATT GAGGATATGAAACACTATGTAGCCCCGAGAAGAGATGGAAGTGGCCCTTCAGATGCTTATTTCGGAGTTATGGGCAAGGGGTATGACGGGTTTTGTAGATTATATGGGAGGGGTGTCTCCAATAAGAAGTTAAAAGCGGTGAATGGAAATACATCTTATGTGGTTCCTGGAGAGATTGTGGAGTCACTCAAAGCTAGTTTAATCAAGGATATAAGAGAAGATATGGATTCTAGAATTAATGAGAAGCATAAACAATTGGAAGAAGAACATTTAAAAAAGATGACAGAGTTAGAAACAAATCAAAGAGAGCTTGATGCGGAGAGAGAAAACATGACCCAAGATATTTTGCATAAGCTTCTTGAGAAGTTACCTCCAGAAATcgtaaaacaatatttatatgaAAG GGCATAA